The Radiobacillus deserti genomic interval ACTAGGATAGTTTTCAGTAACTTCATCTAATGAAGTGCGGTTATCCAAAAATCTTCCTTGAAGTTGAAAGAATAGAAATATACCTACTCCTAGCAGTAACATGGCTGTTAGAGATTTTGGTATCCAATTTCTTGCTGATTGTTTTTGCTGATTAGCATGGTTCCAAAATGTATCACGGTCTTGCTTCGTAACTAGAGGCTTCTTTCCGATATACTCATCTAATTCGGATTTGAATTCTTTCTCAAAATAACTCAAGATATTGACCTCCTAACTTACCTTTTAATTTCTCTTTCGCACGCATGATTCTTGTTTTTACTGTTGATTCTTTCACTTGCAAGGTTTTACTAATTTCTTTAATACTTAAATCACGGTAGTATCTTAAGACAATGACCTCTCTGTACTTAATTGGTAAGGATAATATGGAATGAAGGATAACATTCCTTTTTTCTTTTTCCATCAGTACTTGTTCCGATGTTTGTGTGCTTGAACGTACTGTCCATGTTAAAGAACGAATTTTTCGTATGGGAGAACGTAAGTAATCTTTGGACTTATTAATAGCAATCCGCATTAACCATGTCTTTAAAGAAGAATCTCCCTTAAAATGGTCTAGATTGTTGTACACTTTCAGTAAAAAATCTTGAAAGATATCATCCGTATCTGCGTAATTTTTAACATAAGTAAAAATTACTCTCTTAATTGCTTCCCCGTGGTCATCGATAATGTTTTCTATTAATTCTTCCTTTGATTGACCGTTTAACAAATGTTGCTCCAATTTATATCACCGCCTTTTTTCCTTTTGACGAGCGAAAGATAAAAAAAGTCCCATAAATATATTTTTTAATGCTAGTTCTATTTTTAGGGAGTTTTGTCTTTCATATTTTTAATTGGATTTACCGAAGTAGTAGTCTCACTGTTTTCTAAAATATGGTGTGTTATGGCATATAAAAAGCATTGTAGACTTTTTGTTAGAATGTGGATATACGTAATTTACGAGTCAGGATTGCTCAATAATGAAATATGTAATGATGGATACTAATAGTAACGAAAGTAGGGGGAATATGAAAAGATTAGTAATTATGACTATTGGAAAAACACATAGTGGAAAAACTACATTTGCCAAAGCATTGGAGCAAGTATTGAATAATGAATTAGTTGTCGGCCTATTTGAAGCTAAAGGTTGTGTTTGAAAGTTTAAGCCAATAATATATATACGTACCTTCTAAATTAATGGCTTGATTCTCTTTTTATATTCTCTTCTTCCAAACATAAATAACTGCGCCTTGCACAATAAAAATCAAGCCAACGAGCACCCAACATACAATCTCGATACGTTTCAAACGATAGCTCTTGGATGTAATTGTGATAGGACTCGGTCAAAAGATATCCGATTGGGAAAACGGGGAAGGAATATAAAAGAGCCATATAAGAGATTTGTCGTCCACGTTCATCTTTTCCTTCTGACCCCCATAGGAATTTCAATGAAATAAATAAACAAACGAGATAGACCGGTGTCAAAAGTAAACCAATCGTATAAATCATGTTATTCCTCCTCTTTTACACTGTATTGAAACACATCATTTATATCTACATCGAATAAACGAGCAATTTCAAAGGCTAACTTCAAGGATGGATTATACCGATTATTTTCGATGGAGATAATGGTTTGACGGCTTACACCGATGAGATCGGCTACGTGTTTCTGTGACCACTTTTTCTCTGCACGAAGGACTGCGAGACGACTTTCCAGATATCCGGATTCCTTAAATCCCAAATGGAACCCTCCCTTTATTTGGAATTCACTATGCGTTAACTGTAATATATTTTTGACTATTAGTAAACTATTTTTAACATAAGGTTAGAAATAATTTACTTAAGTGCGTAAAAGAGGGCAACCCATTTTTGGATTACCCTGTAGAAACTTATGGAGTTCCTGGTTCCACTGTCTTTCCTGGTTCGTCCGCCTGATCGACATGCTTAATAAAGAACGAAAGAACTAAACTAATAAACCCAAAGATGAAGATAACAAAGTACGCATCATTAATTCCGTGAATCGCAGCTTCCATAGCTACATGATCCTTCGTTAACCCGGCTGCGAGGCCAGAAGCCATGTTATCTGTTGCATAATCCTTGGAGCTATTTGTCATAATCGTAACCAATAAGGATGTTCCGATTGCACCTGCCACTTGCCGCGCTGTATTGGAAATCGCGGTACCGTGCGCGTGTAGGCTGTTTGGTAATTGGTTGAGCCCGGCTGTTTGAACAGGCATTAGGAATAGTGCCATCCCAATTCGTCGCCCTGCATACAGTAGGATGAGAAACATAAAGCTCGTAGAGTCTGTTAAATCTGTGAATTTAAACGTCGATGCAAGAATAATAGCAACCCCAATAATCGAGAGCCATTTGGCGCCGAATCGGTCAAAGAGCTTCCCGACGACAGGACTAAGTAATCCCATTAACAAGGCGCCAGGGAACATCAATAGCCCGGACTCTAATGCGGTATAGCCTCTCGCTTCTTGAAGATACAATGGCAGTAAAATCATATCGGCATACATCACAATCGTTACCGTCACATTAATCAGTGTCGTTAACGTAAACATGTTGAATTTAAACGCTCTTAAATCCAAGAATGGATCTTCTGTTACGAGCTGTCTCCATGTAAATAATCCAACCGTTAACATACCAATTCCAATCGCTAAGATAATCTCTATATCAGACCAGCCTTTATTACCAGCTTCACTAAAGCCGTATAGCAAGCTTCCAAATCCAACTGTTGATAGAATTAAGCTGATTATATCTAGCTTGGTTTTCGTTGTTTTTGAGACGTTTTGTAAGAATATAAAGCCACAAAGAATAATGACAACAATAAAAGGAATCATTCCATAAAACAACATCTGCCACGGATAAGATTCTAAGACGTATCCGGTTAAAGTCGGACCAATGGCTGGGGCAAAGATAATCGCAAGTCCAACAAATCCCATCGCTGACCCACGTTTATTAGGTGGGAATAAAGACAGTACCACGTTCATAAGCAGTGGCATTGTGATTCCAGTACTTGCCGCTTGAATTAAGCGTCCTACTAGTAGGGTAGGGAAGTTGCCGGCGATAGCAGAAACGATCGTACCCGTTAGAAACACAAACATAGAAGTTTGAAATAGCTGCTTTGTCGTAAATCGCTTCATTAAAAAGCCAGTGATAGGAATCAACACTCCATTCACGAGCATGTAACCAGTCGTTAACCATTGTGCGGTCGATGCTTGAATTTCAAATTCATCCATTAAGGCAGGCAAAGCAACCGTCATGGTCGTTTGGTTAAAGATGGTGAAAAAGGCACCTAAAATCATGATGACCAATATTGGTCCTTTTTTAATCGAATTCTCTGGTGTTTCTGCAGTACTCAAGCACATTCATCCTTCCTAATTCCGAGTATAATTTACAAACTGTTGCATAGTTAACAGCACATAAATTATATTGTAGGTACAAAGAAATTAGATGACAAGTTACAATATGGATAAAAGTGTAGGATAGTTTACAGATGAAAAAGATGTGTTGTTTACTTTATAGTTAATAAACATAAAGGGATAAAATGTAGTATAAATGGGGTGTGGAAGCATGGAAAAGGAACAATTAGATCCGAGGATTATACGTACGAGACAATTACTAAGGAATGCGTTTGTAGAACTGCTGAAGGAAATGGATATTGAGAAGATTTCGGTGAATCGATTAACGGAACGAGCAACCATCAATCGAGTGACCTTTTATCTTCATTATAAGGACATTCCCGACATGCTAGAAAGAATGGCAGATGACATGATAACGGATATCTCTTCTTCCATAGAAAATGTAGAAGAAGCTGCATCCACTGCATCCAAGGATATGGATCGGCAAATCATGGTGAATTTCCTAGAGCATATTGAGAAAAATAAGGAATTTTATAAGGTCATTCTTACCTCTAGACGAATTCCTATTTTTAGAGATCGATTGTTACAGCTAATCACAGATAAAATAATGAGTAGAATGGAAACGAGAGGAAAGGATTCCTTCGTCTCCAAAGTAGGGATTCAGCCAGACATTTTAATCTGGTATGATTCTTCGGCCATTATTGGGACGATTGTGGCTTGGTTAAGAAATGATCTACCTTATAGTCCAACCTATTTAGCGAATCAGTTTTATTTGTTACATAATCGTGTCGTGAATGAGAAGTAACACTGTCCCATTCCATAAAACATCTAAATAAAGGAGATACAATCCATGCCAGGAGTATTCATCACAGCAACGAGTAAAAATATCGGGAAAACAGTTTTAACCACATGCTTAACGTATGCACTTAATAAAAAAGGAATAGACACCGTCCCCTACAAGCCAGTCCAATGCGGAGCAATCCAAAAAGACGGTAGCTGGGTTTCTCCAGATGCAGAAGTGTATCGCAACGTCTATCAGCCACGCAACGAGGAAGAGATAAATACGTATTTATATAAACCTAGATTCTCTCCACATCTTGCTGCTCAACTGGCGAATGACCCGATAAATCCTAAGAAGATTCTTTCAAACTATGAAAAACTAGAACAAGACCATGATTTCGTTCTAGTGGAAGGACCAGGCGGTCTTGCCGTCCCTCTCATCGATGAACATTATGGAAATGCGGAGCTAGTTAAGGACTTGAACTTACCTCTCTTCGTTGTCGCATCAGCGGAAGTCGGAACATTAAATCATACAGTGATGACGGTATCCTATGCCAGAAGCAAGCATATTGACGTTCAAGGAATTATTCTCAATCAATATCCGGAGCATCCATCGGAAGGAATTCAAGAAAATCCGGTGATGCTAGAAAAAATGACAGGAGTTCCTGTCATAGGAATGGTCCCTCATGTTGACGATATAGAAACAAAATTAAAAGATAAAGCCGTACTTGATATCATGACCGAAAATATAGATGTAGACTATATCGCAAACGAAAGTAATAGCTAAGAAAAAACGAATATGGTAGGTGCTATTCATGACAACAAAACAAGAAATCCGTGAAAGCAAATGGAATTACTTAACTGAAAATAAACTAGGTAGATTTCCGTTTCCTTTACAAAATCGGATTCCAAACTTTAAAGGGGCAGAGCTTGCGGCCAAAATGGTAACTTCTATGCCAGAATATCAGCGTGCTAACGTAATCAAAGTTAACCCAGATGCGCCACAGCTCCCTATCAGAACCCAAGTGTTAAAGGATGGAAAAGTTTTATTAGTCCCAACCCCACGACTCAAAGCTGGATTTATTATGGTAAAGCCCGAATGGGTTCCGAGTGGAGAGGAACGAAGAGCAGCTAGTCTATCGCATATCAAATCGTATGGGAAAGAAGTTGCGCTAACCGACATTCCTAAAATTGATTTGTTTGTGGTAGGCTCGGTTGCTTTACATCGAGATGGGCGAAGAATTGGCAAAGGAGAAGGCTATGCAGATCGAGAATATGCGATTATGCGTGAGCTTGGCAATCCGGACGTCCCAGTCGTCGGTACGGTACATAGTGCACAATTAACCGATGAAGATGTCCCACGTGATGCGTTTGATCTTTCAGTCGATTGGATTGCAACGGAAACAGAGCTCATTGAAACGAATTCTCCATATGGAAAACCGAACGGAATTAAATGGGAGCTTGTAACGGATGAAGAGCTGGAGGAAATGCCTGTATTAAGGGAAATACAGGAACTTACGCAATAAGCTTCAGAATAGAGGAAAGCCCACGGGATTATACTCCTGGGCTTTCTTGATTTATTCGTCCTTCCTTCGCTTTTCTAGTATTCGTTCGCTCAAAGATTTATTTTTAGTCACCAGATGTTTATGTAGGCTGTGTAGTAAATATAAGCCCCTCATCATCATGGCTAGAAGGAGACTAAACCCGATTAATGGAAGATCTAATGCAATGTCTGTAAGGGAATGAATAAATCCAATACTAACAATCAGTAAGAAAAGTAAGAGCGTGTACATCATATACCTCCGTTCTAGCTGAAAAATATCTACAGTAAAATTATAACAATTAGTATGCATGCAATGGGAAGAATTTTCATTTTATTGGAATTAGAATTTTTTATAGACGAATGGATTACAATCGAAGACAATACTTAATAGAGAAAGAAATTCCGTAGAGGAGTTTACTTATGAAAAAAACGTATTTTATATGGCTCGGACTCCAGATAGTCGCGTGGGGCTTCGCATTACTAGAATTCCCATCTGGCATAAAGGAAGGACAAGTAGCCGGCACTAGTCTATTTTTTATTCTGTTATTCATCCTACCTTTATTTGCCGAGCGACCAGTTATCCAAACGATCTTTTTTTCTTTGCAAGCAATCGCAACGGTTGTTGTTTTTTATCCGATAGACGGAGCATGGAATCCATACGTATTTCCGATTCATCTATTACTTTTAGCAGAAGCGGCTTTTTATCTTACTCGCTTTCAAAGCTTAGTCGTCCTCTGTTTTCAACTAGGAAGTGCAATCTGCATCGTGAGGAATGCGTCTCTTCCAACTTCCACCTTAACTTGGGGTGTGCTTGTTTACGTATTTACTGTCATAGCCTTAGTGTATTACCAATCGGTACATAAGAAAGAAATAGAGCTACAGAAAAAGAATGATGCTTTACTAGATGAATATCGAAAAATGAAGCGTCTACTTCTTGCAGAGGAAGAGCAGGTGCGACAGGATGAACGGATGCTGATTGGACATGAAATCCATGACTCTGTTGGACATAAGCTCACCGCGCTTGTTATGCAAGTGGAGGCATTCCGTTTAACTGCTGCAGAAGAAGAGAAGGAAAAGATTCAAAGTCTCAAGGAGCTTGCAGAGCAAAGCCTGGAGGAAACGAGACGAGCGGTGAAGTCGTTTAAGCAGCATGAGGTTGGTGGCTTGCAAGGGATTATTCGCTTAATTCGTAAATTAGAATTGGAAAGCTTCATGAAAGTGAACTTCTCCGTTAAACATGGTGCGTTTGCAGCACCATTAACAGGAGAGCAGTCCTTTGCGATTTATCGTGGAGTTCAGGAAGCGCTAACGAATATTATGAAGCATAGTGCTTCCAGAGATGCGCAAGTGACGTTTGAATCGCCTGGCGGAAGTGTTTTTCGTTTTGAAGTCCTAAATGTAACGGAAACAAATCCTTATTTTCAAGAGGGCTATGGGTTGAAAGCGATGCGAGAGCGATTAGAAAAAGTCGGTGGCTCGTTAGAAATTGATCAAGGGGATCATCATTTTATCGTAAGAGGTAGTGTGCGATTAACGGAACGGAGTGGATATCGTGATTAAGGTGCTGTTAGCAGAAGACCAAGTGATGGTGCGACAAGGGCTAAAAGCCATGATAGAAACAGATGAAGAGATTGTGGTAACAGGAGAAGCGGATAATGGACGAGAAGCAATTAAGCTATGTGACCAACAGTCGTTTGATTTGGCGATTTTAGATATTCGAATGCCAGAAATGGATGGAATTGAAGCAGCGAAGACCATAAAAACGCGCTTCCCTAACCTGAAAATTTTAATGCTTACGACGTTTGATGATAATCAATATGTGGTGGAAGCGTTAAAGCTAGGGGTAAGTGGCTATATGCTTAAGAATGGAGATACAGAGTCTTTAATACGTTCGATTAGGAGTGCCTTACAAGGAGGTCTCTCCATCGAAGATCAAGTTGCAGCAAAGGTCATGCCTGTATTACTTCAGGATCAAGAGGAGGAAAAGGGGAATGAAACCTTGACCCCTAGAGAAAGAGCCATTTTAAAGTGTATTGGAGAAGGGTTGAATAATAAAGAGACCGCTGAACGGTTAGGCTTGTCGGTAGGCACTGTGAAAAATCAAACGAGTCATATTTTAGACAAATTAGAGCTAAGGGATCGGACACAATTAGCGATTTATGCGATTCGTCATCGGTTGGTTTAAGAAAAAGTGACAAAAGTAATAATGCACGGAATAACGAGTGACCAGAGTCAGTAGTGGCTTTGGCTTTTTTGTTTTATGATGCAAATATGAAGATACCTAAGGGATCTGTAGGAGGGAATAAAATGCTAGAAACGGTTCATTTAAGCAAGTCATTTAAAGGAAAAAAAGCCGTACAGGAC includes:
- a CDS encoding response regulator is translated as MIKVLLAEDQVMVRQGLKAMIETDEEIVVTGEADNGREAIKLCDQQSFDLAILDIRMPEMDGIEAAKTIKTRFPNLKILMLTTFDDNQYVVEALKLGVSGYMLKNGDTESLIRSIRSALQGGLSIEDQVAAKVMPVLLQDQEEEKGNETLTPRERAILKCIGEGLNNKETAERLGLSVGTVKNQTSHILDKLELRDRTQLAIYAIRHRLV
- a CDS encoding TetR/AcrR family transcriptional regulator, whose translation is MEKEQLDPRIIRTRQLLRNAFVELLKEMDIEKISVNRLTERATINRVTFYLHYKDIPDMLERMADDMITDISSSIENVEEAASTASKDMDRQIMVNFLEHIEKNKEFYKVILTSRRIPIFRDRLLQLITDKIMSRMETRGKDSFVSKVGIQPDILIWYDSSAIIGTIVAWLRNDLPYSPTYLANQFYLLHNRVVNEK
- a CDS encoding DHA2 family efflux MFS transporter permease subunit: MILGAFFTIFNQTTMTVALPALMDEFEIQASTAQWLTTGYMLVNGVLIPITGFLMKRFTTKQLFQTSMFVFLTGTIVSAIAGNFPTLLVGRLIQAASTGITMPLLMNVVLSLFPPNKRGSAMGFVGLAIIFAPAIGPTLTGYVLESYPWQMLFYGMIPFIVVIILCGFIFLQNVSKTTKTKLDIISLILSTVGFGSLLYGFSEAGNKGWSDIEIILAIGIGMLTVGLFTWRQLVTEDPFLDLRAFKFNMFTLTTLINVTVTIVMYADMILLPLYLQEARGYTALESGLLMFPGALLMGLLSPVVGKLFDRFGAKWLSIIGVAIILASTFKFTDLTDSTSFMFLILLYAGRRIGMALFLMPVQTAGLNQLPNSLHAHGTAISNTARQVAGAIGTSLLVTIMTNSSKDYATDNMASGLAAGLTKDHVAMEAAIHGINDAYFVIFIFGFISLVLSFFIKHVDQADEPGKTVEPGTP
- a CDS encoding sigma-70 family RNA polymerase sigma factor — protein: MEQHLLNGQSKEELIENIIDDHGEAIKRVIFTYVKNYADTDDIFQDFLLKVYNNLDHFKGDSSLKTWLMRIAINKSKDYLRSPIRKIRSLTWTVRSSTQTSEQVLMEKEKRNVILHSILSLPIKYREVIVLRYYRDLSIKEISKTLQVKESTVKTRIMRAKEKLKGKLGGQYLELF
- a CDS encoding sensor histidine kinase, with translation MKKTYFIWLGLQIVAWGFALLEFPSGIKEGQVAGTSLFFILLFILPLFAERPVIQTIFFSLQAIATVVVFYPIDGAWNPYVFPIHLLLLAEAAFYLTRFQSLVVLCFQLGSAICIVRNASLPTSTLTWGVLVYVFTVIALVYYQSVHKKEIELQKKNDALLDEYRKMKRLLLAEEEQVRQDERMLIGHEIHDSVGHKLTALVMQVEAFRLTAAEEEKEKIQSLKELAEQSLEETRRAVKSFKQHEVGGLQGIIRLIRKLELESFMKVNFSVKHGAFAAPLTGEQSFAIYRGVQEALTNIMKHSASRDAQVTFESPGGSVFRFEVLNVTETNPYFQEGYGLKAMRERLEKVGGSLEIDQGDHHFIVRGSVRLTERSGYRD
- a CDS encoding 5-formyltetrahydrofolate cyclo-ligase is translated as MTTKQEIRESKWNYLTENKLGRFPFPLQNRIPNFKGAELAAKMVTSMPEYQRANVIKVNPDAPQLPIRTQVLKDGKVLLVPTPRLKAGFIMVKPEWVPSGEERRAASLSHIKSYGKEVALTDIPKIDLFVVGSVALHRDGRRIGKGEGYADREYAIMRELGNPDVPVVGTVHSAQLTDEDVPRDAFDLSVDWIATETELIETNSPYGKPNGIKWELVTDEELEEMPVLREIQELTQ
- the bioD gene encoding dethiobiotin synthase, with the translated sequence MPGVFITATSKNIGKTVLTTCLTYALNKKGIDTVPYKPVQCGAIQKDGSWVSPDAEVYRNVYQPRNEEEINTYLYKPRFSPHLAAQLANDPINPKKILSNYEKLEQDHDFVLVEGPGGLAVPLIDEHYGNAELVKDLNLPLFVVASAEVGTLNHTVMTVSYARSKHIDVQGIILNQYPEHPSEGIQENPVMLEKMTGVPVIGMVPHVDDIETKLKDKAVLDIMTENIDVDYIANESNS
- a CDS encoding helix-turn-helix transcriptional regulator, coding for MGFKESGYLESRLAVLRAEKKWSQKHVADLIGVSRQTIISIENNRYNPSLKLAFEIARLFDVDINDVFQYSVKEEE